A window of the Streptomyces sp. NBC_00250 genome harbors these coding sequences:
- a CDS encoding ADP-ribosylglycohydrolase family protein, with amino-acid sequence MGLTHGERPHPELAHGELADRVLGGWTGRIAGNMLGKPVERGDHWTRDRIDAYLRLTDALPLTDYLPPPPPGAAGFELRPEWERCVRGGIEGSCRDDDIDWSILGLHLLETYGSGFTTEQVGREWLLRLPYLQTFTAERAAYRNLANGLKPPLTATYDNPYQEWIGALIRADVHGWTSPGDPRRAASLARRDAVLSHSGNGVYGAMWAAALIAAAFTAPDVGSALESSLERIPASCRLARTVRDTIALYEAGLEWPDTLTTQAERTAGLGWIHTVPNAAVLTAGLLYGEGDFTRTITLTVRGGLDTDSNGATAGSVAGVMCGAAAIPPQWSEPLRDRVRSAVFGFDGVGIGELAERTVRLAERAG; translated from the coding sequence ATGGGCCTCACGCACGGGGAACGACCCCACCCGGAGCTCGCCCACGGGGAGCTCGCGGACCGCGTCCTGGGCGGCTGGACCGGCCGGATCGCCGGAAACATGCTCGGCAAGCCCGTGGAGCGGGGTGACCACTGGACCCGGGACCGCATCGACGCCTATCTCCGGCTGACCGACGCACTCCCGCTCACCGACTACCTGCCGCCCCCACCCCCGGGCGCCGCCGGTTTCGAGCTCCGCCCCGAGTGGGAGCGGTGCGTGCGCGGCGGGATCGAGGGCAGTTGCCGGGACGACGACATCGACTGGTCGATCCTGGGGCTGCACCTTCTGGAGACGTACGGTTCCGGCTTCACGACGGAGCAGGTGGGCCGGGAGTGGCTGCTGCGGCTGCCGTACCTCCAGACCTTCACCGCCGAGCGGGCCGCGTACCGGAACCTCGCCAACGGGCTGAAGCCGCCGCTGACCGCCACGTACGACAATCCGTACCAGGAGTGGATCGGTGCGCTGATCCGGGCCGACGTCCATGGCTGGACCAGTCCGGGTGATCCACGCCGGGCCGCCTCGCTCGCCCGGCGGGACGCGGTCCTCTCGCACTCCGGGAACGGGGTGTACGGGGCGATGTGGGCGGCGGCGCTGATCGCGGCGGCCTTCACCGCGCCGGACGTCGGGTCCGCCCTGGAGTCGTCCCTTGAGCGGATCCCGGCGAGCTGCCGGCTGGCCCGGACCGTACGGGACACGATCGCGCTGTACGAGGCGGGGCTGGAGTGGCCGGACACCCTGACCACGCAGGCGGAGCGGACGGCGGGGCTCGGCTGGATCCACACCGTCCCCAACGCGGCCGTGCTCACCGCCGGACTCCTGTACGGGGAGGGGGACTTCACCCGCACGATCACGCTGACCGTACGCGGGGGCCTGGACACGGACTCCAACGGGGCGACGGCCGGTTCGGTGGCGGGGGTGATGTGCGGGGCGGCGGCCATCCCGCCGCAGTGGTCGGAACCGCTGCGGGACCGGGTGCGCAGTGCCGTCTTCGGTTTCGACGGGGTCGGCATCGGTGAACTGGCGGAGCGGACCGTGCGGTTGGCCGAGCGGGCGGGGTGA
- a CDS encoding SGNH/GDSL hydrolase family protein, protein MGLLPGLALAADTPPPGAAAGWSPQTKTKPGGTGTPDRVPAADRAKTIGSGYRTSKDRAWTTSGDAQGFHVLVADAKDGYAWKTAATLYEPGFDADAWIGNACLTRSGKRAVVAYAPRTFTNKPELMARGAFTAVVDLTTGKVTKLASTASLAYFSPGCGTGEKAVLTQLTHDGEKQNATRLISVDTATGKSSAPLRLDGQVTSAVPTDQGIIAAHGNRLVRIGTDGRETEIARTASIPFQLRPDRSGGVTYIERVPQASGAKTAGVKSAGAKSTGAQATSATADESVARRVDARQIRQGKAAPATLARGPLVGWDLSSTVDGTVYVTGKATTQGTLPEAVKNPGTLAKDDRMSTLGDAAVGTSWAPGSDAPLASQETADEPRSVRTRLSVLDTGAKVTLETEPGAEPVAPQQVASGGRTSPALTVSAGTAKTTPGAKTTSGARTSAAGTATSSALAAAAGSPTNPVEAERMCAVPRGDVRKQALQPTPRQAEWAVDQAVIDGLYMWANRPANWNNTGMSPYSPQVLFPLPVLEGDPNGVVDRADEYHIPAQILLGVTAQESNMWQAARTVVPGVSGNPLIGNYYGIAYSASGNQADPWAVNWGKADCGYGITQATDGMRVSDTQLSAAQKEAAALDYSANIAYGAQILASKWNETRIAGMTVNGGKPKYIENWFFALWAYNSGFHPQSAAGSNGGKWGVGWTNNPANPLWKENRLPFLESSSGGDDYSHAARPQEWPYQEKVIGWAARPISALFKPGDMQAGYRAAWWNNNPARTRAKPPNMLFCTASNDCDQSKIVDGASNKTGMGPCTLPGDPDETNPLYLKCWWHEAVTWKNCEAAAECGNPVHRFNNADYPEQPNENSSYPPRCSSGLPSGSLIVDDVANGVTPMGQSGHTCGPSTSAGSFSFNFAESNGTYPGKIDLHQIGAGYGDHFWFTHTRKPDTDGLRLATEGTWTLGRTLDQWVRIMVHIPDHGAHTQQARYEIDLGDGNFTRYRVLGQEYKANTWVTLGVYKVSGTPRVKLGSLTEDGTGDADVAWDAVAFQPLAAKPKHIVAVLGDSFTSGEGAGSYSKESDKDHGTSEWNACRRSSNAWARKLVLPGTSESLGAIADTYGSAADLGFVACSGAMTRNVAYLSNGYNGPQPYNEGQFGEVRQTESGVLSSDTTLVMMTLGGNDGAGFASAMTECGNLTNCADSDFLPTYKAIVDTMIGNLEDVLIDVEFQADKAQIVLMGYPELLSRTVKCGGSLYYDMTEVAALAELVNYANGKQQALVDKMRAAGKKIQYANPVDAFVGHSGCDDPEWINKFVLGPNGDGDFHLGDPAAQPGVCLWGALGGKCLSREAFHPKSAGTTGYADVMRQRLNAIGYVGSP, encoded by the coding sequence GTGGGCCTCCTCCCCGGCCTCGCCCTGGCCGCCGACACCCCGCCGCCCGGCGCCGCCGCCGGCTGGTCGCCGCAGACGAAGACGAAGCCCGGCGGCACGGGGACCCCCGACCGGGTTCCCGCCGCCGATCGCGCGAAGACCATCGGTTCCGGGTACCGCACGTCCAAGGACAGGGCGTGGACCACGTCCGGGGACGCCCAGGGCTTCCACGTCCTGGTCGCCGACGCCAAGGACGGCTACGCCTGGAAGACGGCTGCCACCCTCTACGAGCCCGGCTTCGACGCCGACGCCTGGATCGGCAACGCCTGTCTGACCCGCTCCGGCAAGCGGGCCGTGGTGGCGTACGCGCCCCGCACCTTCACCAACAAGCCCGAGCTGATGGCCCGCGGCGCCTTCACGGCCGTCGTGGACCTGACCACCGGCAAGGTCACCAAGCTGGCGAGCACCGCCTCGCTCGCCTACTTCTCCCCTGGCTGCGGCACCGGCGAGAAGGCCGTCCTCACCCAGCTCACCCACGACGGCGAGAAGCAGAACGCCACCCGTCTGATCAGCGTCGACACCGCCACCGGCAAGAGCTCCGCGCCGCTGCGCCTCGACGGCCAGGTCACCTCCGCGGTCCCCACCGACCAGGGCATCATCGCCGCCCACGGCAACCGCCTGGTCCGCATCGGCACCGACGGACGCGAGACGGAGATCGCCCGCACGGCCTCGATCCCCTTCCAGCTCCGCCCCGACCGCTCGGGCGGCGTCACCTACATCGAGCGCGTTCCCCAGGCGTCCGGTGCCAAGACCGCCGGCGTCAAGTCCGCCGGTGCCAAGTCCACCGGCGCCCAGGCCACTTCGGCGACCGCCGACGAGAGCGTGGCCCGCCGCGTCGACGCCCGGCAGATCCGTCAGGGCAAGGCCGCCCCGGCGACCCTCGCGCGAGGCCCGCTCGTCGGCTGGGACCTGTCCTCCACCGTCGACGGCACGGTGTACGTCACCGGAAAGGCGACGACCCAGGGCACGCTGCCCGAGGCGGTGAAGAACCCCGGCACGCTCGCCAAGGACGACCGCATGTCCACCCTCGGCGACGCCGCCGTGGGGACCTCCTGGGCTCCCGGGTCCGACGCGCCGCTCGCCTCCCAGGAGACGGCCGACGAGCCCCGCTCCGTACGCACCCGGCTGAGCGTCCTCGACACCGGCGCGAAGGTGACCCTGGAGACCGAGCCCGGCGCCGAGCCCGTGGCTCCTCAGCAGGTCGCGTCCGGCGGCAGGACCTCGCCCGCGCTGACCGTCTCCGCGGGCACGGCGAAGACGACGCCGGGCGCGAAGACGACGTCCGGCGCCAGGACCTCGGCCGCCGGTACGGCGACGAGCTCCGCCCTGGCCGCCGCGGCCGGCTCGCCCACGAACCCGGTCGAGGCCGAGCGGATGTGCGCCGTGCCCCGCGGCGACGTGCGCAAGCAGGCCCTGCAGCCGACGCCTCGCCAGGCCGAGTGGGCCGTGGACCAGGCCGTGATCGACGGCCTGTACATGTGGGCCAACCGCCCCGCCAACTGGAACAACACCGGGATGTCCCCGTACAGCCCGCAGGTGCTCTTCCCGCTGCCCGTCCTCGAGGGCGACCCCAACGGTGTGGTCGACCGGGCCGACGAGTACCACATCCCGGCCCAGATCCTGCTCGGTGTGACCGCGCAGGAGTCGAACATGTGGCAGGCCGCCCGGACGGTCGTCCCGGGCGTCTCCGGCAACCCCCTCATCGGCAACTACTACGGCATCGCGTACTCCGCCAGCGGCAACCAGGCGGACCCGTGGGCCGTCAACTGGGGCAAGGCCGACTGCGGTTACGGCATCACCCAGGCCACCGACGGCATGCGCGTCTCCGACACCCAGCTGTCGGCGGCGCAGAAGGAGGCCGCGGCGCTCGACTACTCGGCGAACATCGCGTACGGCGCCCAGATCCTCGCCTCCAAGTGGAACGAGACCCGGATCGCCGGCATGACCGTCAACGGCGGCAAGCCGAAGTACATCGAGAACTGGTTCTTCGCCCTGTGGGCCTACAACTCGGGCTTCCACCCGCAGTCCGCGGCCGGCAGCAACGGCGGCAAGTGGGGCGTGGGCTGGACCAACAACCCGGCCAACCCGCTGTGGAAGGAGAACCGTCTGCCGTTCCTGGAGTCCTCCTCCGGCGGAGACGACTACTCGCACGCCGCGCGGCCGCAGGAATGGCCGTACCAGGAGAAGGTCATCGGCTGGGCGGCCCGACCGATCTCGGCGCTGTTCAAGCCGGGTGACATGCAGGCCGGTTACCGGGCCGCGTGGTGGAACAACAACCCGGCCCGCACCCGGGCCAAGCCCCCGAACATGCTCTTCTGCACCGCGTCCAACGACTGCGACCAGAGCAAGATCGTCGACGGTGCCTCCAACAAGACCGGCATGGGCCCGTGCACCCTGCCCGGCGACCCCGACGAGACCAACCCGCTCTACCTGAAGTGCTGGTGGCACGAGGCGGTGACGTGGAAGAACTGCGAGGCGGCCGCCGAGTGCGGAAACCCCGTCCACCGCTTCAACAACGCCGACTATCCCGAGCAGCCGAACGAGAACTCCTCGTACCCGCCGCGGTGTTCCTCCGGTCTGCCGTCCGGTTCGCTCATCGTCGACGACGTTGCCAACGGCGTCACACCGATGGGTCAATCGGGACACACCTGCGGACCGAGCACATCCGCCGGCTCGTTCTCGTTCAACTTCGCCGAATCCAACGGCACCTACCCCGGCAAGATCGACCTGCACCAGATCGGCGCCGGGTACGGCGACCACTTCTGGTTCACCCACACCCGGAAGCCCGACACGGACGGGCTGCGACTGGCCACCGAGGGCACCTGGACCCTGGGCCGGACCCTCGACCAGTGGGTCCGGATCATGGTCCACATCCCCGACCACGGCGCCCACACCCAGCAGGCCAGGTACGAGATCGACCTGGGCGACGGCAACTTCACCCGGTACCGAGTGCTGGGCCAGGAGTACAAGGCCAACACCTGGGTCACGCTGGGCGTGTACAAGGTCTCCGGCACGCCCCGCGTGAAGCTGGGCAGCCTCACCGAGGACGGCACCGGCGACGCGGACGTGGCCTGGGACGCCGTGGCCTTCCAGCCGCTGGCCGCCAAGCCGAAGCACATCGTCGCGGTCCTCGGCGACTCCTTCACGTCCGGTGAGGGGGCCGGGTCCTACTCCAAGGAGAGCGACAAGGACCACGGCACCTCGGAGTGGAACGCCTGCCGGCGCAGTTCCAACGCCTGGGCCCGCAAGCTGGTGCTGCCCGGCACCAGCGAGTCCCTCGGTGCCATCGCCGACACCTACGGGTCCGCAGCCGACCTGGGCTTCGTCGCGTGCTCCGGCGCGATGACGCGGAACGTCGCCTATCTGTCGAACGGATACAACGGGCCGCAGCCCTACAACGAGGGCCAGTTCGGCGAGGTCAGGCAGACGGAGTCCGGAGTCCTGAGCAGTGACACGACACTGGTCATGATGACCCTCGGAGGCAACGACGGGGCCGGCTTCGCCAGCGCCATGACGGAGTGCGGCAATCTCACCAACTGCGCCGACTCGGACTTCCTGCCGACGTACAAGGCGATCGTCGACACCATGATCGGCAACCTGGAGGACGTCCTCATCGACGTGGAGTTCCAGGCCGACAAGGCCCAGATCGTCCTGATGGGCTACCCCGAGCTGCTCAGCCGGACCGTGAAGTGCGGGGGTTCGCTCTACTACGACATGACCGAGGTCGCCGCCCTGGCGGAGCTCGTCAACTACGCCAACGGCAAGCAGCAGGCGCTCGTGGACAAGATGCGCGCCGCGGGGAAGAAGATCCAGTACGCCAACCCCGTGGACGCGTTCGTCGGCCACAGTGGCTGTGACGACCCGGAGTGGATCAACAAGTTCGTCCTCGGCCCCAACGGCGACGGCGACTTCCACCTCGGCGACCCGGCCGCGCAGCCGGGGGTCTGCCTGTGGGGTGCGTTGGGCGGCAAGTGCCTCAGCCGCGAGGCGTTCCACCCCAAGAGCGCCGGCACCACCGGATACGCTGACGTCATGCGCCAGCGCCTGAACGCCATCGGATACGTCGGAAGCCCCTGA
- a CDS encoding AMIN-like domain-containing (lipo)protein, protein MRVKRTARLGASVAAFAMGMLCLAAPQAQATGSAATAAVTVAPDCQGICVLGVRAATHPEFDRFVIDLGEGAIPTWTTSVQTTPLTCCGDETNEHVVPIQGAQYLKIYLSPATRYDFANQTSVYNSPDFQTYGFPSLKGQGLTDIVDPEARAFHIGLALGDHSSYRIFKLTAPNRIVVDINH, encoded by the coding sequence ATGCGCGTCAAGAGAACCGCCCGACTCGGTGCGTCCGTCGCCGCCTTCGCGATGGGCATGCTGTGTCTGGCAGCACCCCAGGCCCAGGCCACCGGCTCCGCGGCGACGGCCGCCGTCACCGTCGCCCCGGACTGCCAGGGGATCTGCGTACTCGGTGTACGCGCCGCCACCCACCCGGAGTTCGACCGCTTCGTCATCGACCTGGGCGAGGGTGCCATCCCCACCTGGACGACGAGCGTCCAGACGACTCCGTTGACCTGCTGCGGCGACGAGACCAACGAGCACGTCGTCCCGATCCAGGGTGCGCAGTACCTGAAGATCTATCTCTCCCCGGCGACCCGCTACGACTTCGCCAACCAGACGTCGGTGTACAACAGCCCGGACTTCCAGACGTACGGCTTCCCCAGCCTCAAGGGCCAGGGCCTGACCGACATCGTCGACCCCGAGGCGCGCGCGTTCCACATCGGACTGGCCCTCGGCGACCACTCCTCGTACCGGATCTTCAAGCTCACCGCCCCGAACCGCATCGTGGTCGACATCAACCACTGA
- a CDS encoding type II toxin-antitoxin system VapB family antitoxin: MAKVNIALDAELVVEVMVLAGIGNPQDAVEAVVRDYIARGHRTEARAVSRDEAGRTGEIVPPEPPQG, translated from the coding sequence ATGGCCAAGGTCAACATCGCGCTCGACGCCGAACTCGTCGTGGAAGTCATGGTTCTGGCCGGTATCGGCAACCCCCAGGATGCCGTCGAGGCGGTCGTCCGTGACTACATCGCCCGTGGACACCGCACGGAGGCGCGAGCCGTCAGCCGCGACGAGGCCGGGCGCACCGGCGAGATCGTTCCGCCGGAGCCTCCGCAGGGCTGA
- a CDS encoding methylated-DNA--[protein]-cysteine S-methyltransferase: MAPTVRHTVVDSPYEPLTLVAVDGVLSRVHMTGQRHRPSEETFGESDPRPFGEAIRQLDAYFAGELTEFDLPVHLVGTEFQLRVWGELCRIPYGETRTYGELAELLGNPGASRAVGLANGKNPVSVIVPCHRVIGAGGGLTGYGGGLDRKQRLLAFESGRDATLF; encoded by the coding sequence ATGGCCCCCACCGTCCGGCACACCGTCGTGGACAGCCCGTACGAGCCGCTGACCCTCGTCGCCGTCGACGGCGTCCTCAGCCGCGTCCACATGACGGGGCAGCGCCACCGTCCGTCCGAGGAGACCTTCGGCGAGTCCGACCCGCGCCCCTTCGGCGAGGCGATCCGCCAGCTGGACGCCTACTTCGCGGGCGAACTCACGGAGTTCGACCTCCCCGTGCACCTCGTCGGCACCGAGTTCCAGCTCCGGGTCTGGGGTGAGCTGTGCCGCATCCCGTACGGGGAGACCCGTACGTACGGCGAACTCGCCGAGCTGCTCGGCAATCCGGGTGCCTCCCGTGCCGTGGGCCTCGCCAACGGCAAGAATCCGGTCAGCGTCATCGTCCCCTGCCACCGGGTGATCGGAGCGGGCGGCGGCCTCACCGGCTACGGGGGCGGGCTCGACCGCAAACAGCGGCTGCTGGCCTTCGAGTCGGGGCGCGACGCCACCCTCTTCTGA
- a CDS encoding AlkA N-terminal domain-containing protein has product MHTDTERCVRAVQSKDARFDGVFFTAVRTTRIYCRPSCPVVPPKPENMEFHASAASCQRAGFRACKRCRPDTSPGSPEWNVRADAVARAVRLIQDGVVDREGVPGLAKRLGWSTRQIERQLLAELGAGPLALARAQRAQTARVLIETTPMPLGEIAFAAGFSAIRTFNDTVREVFALTPGELRARAARPAPDRAPTPGVISLRLPFRTPLEPSNLFGHLAATAVPGVEEWRDGAYRRTLNLPYGHGIVALAPRADHIACRLSLTDPRDLTHAISRCRRLLDLDADPVAVDERLRADPLLAPIVDAAPGRRVPGTVDPAEFAVRAVLGQQVSTAAARTHAARLVTAHGTPVDDPEGGLTHLFPSPEALAALAPETLALPRSRRTTLLTLVGALADGSLTLGPADDREEARARLLALPGFGPWTTEIIAMRALGDPDAFLPGDLGVRRAAEGLGLPGTPAALTARAAHWRPWRAYAVQYLWATDDHPINHLPSEGH; this is encoded by the coding sequence ATGCACACCGACACCGAGCGCTGCGTCCGGGCCGTCCAGTCGAAGGACGCCCGCTTCGACGGCGTGTTCTTCACCGCCGTCCGCACCACCCGGATCTACTGCCGGCCCAGCTGCCCCGTCGTCCCGCCCAAGCCCGAGAACATGGAGTTCCACGCCAGCGCCGCCTCCTGCCAGCGCGCCGGATTCCGGGCGTGCAAGCGCTGCCGGCCCGACACCAGCCCCGGCTCGCCCGAGTGGAACGTCCGCGCCGACGCCGTCGCCCGGGCCGTACGGCTCATCCAGGACGGGGTCGTCGACCGGGAGGGCGTCCCCGGGCTCGCCAAGCGGCTCGGCTGGTCCACCCGCCAGATCGAACGCCAGCTCCTCGCCGAGCTGGGCGCGGGCCCGCTCGCCCTGGCCCGCGCCCAGCGCGCCCAGACCGCCCGGGTCCTCATCGAGACGACCCCGATGCCCCTGGGCGAGATCGCCTTCGCGGCCGGCTTCTCCGCCATCCGCACCTTCAACGACACCGTCCGCGAGGTCTTCGCGCTCACCCCCGGCGAGCTGCGCGCCCGCGCCGCCCGCCCGGCCCCCGACCGGGCCCCCACCCCGGGCGTGATCAGCCTCCGGCTGCCGTTCCGCACGCCGCTGGAGCCCTCCAACCTCTTCGGCCACCTCGCCGCGACCGCCGTCCCCGGCGTCGAGGAGTGGCGCGACGGCGCCTACCGGCGGACCCTGAACCTTCCGTACGGCCACGGCATCGTCGCCCTCGCGCCCCGCGCCGACCACATCGCCTGCCGCCTCTCCCTCACCGACCCCCGCGACCTCACCCATGCCATCAGCCGCTGCCGCCGCCTCCTCGACCTCGACGCCGATCCCGTCGCCGTCGACGAGCGGCTGCGCGCCGATCCGCTGCTCGCGCCGATCGTCGACGCGGCGCCGGGCCGCCGGGTGCCCGGGACCGTCGACCCCGCCGAGTTCGCCGTACGGGCCGTCCTCGGCCAGCAGGTCTCCACCGCCGCCGCCCGAACCCACGCCGCCCGGCTCGTCACCGCGCACGGCACCCCCGTCGACGACCCCGAGGGCGGCCTCACCCATCTCTTCCCGAGCCCCGAGGCGCTCGCCGCCCTCGCCCCCGAGACGCTCGCCCTGCCCCGCAGTCGGCGCACCACCCTCCTCACTCTGGTCGGGGCGCTCGCCGACGGCTCCCTCACCCTCGGTCCCGCCGACGACCGCGAGGAGGCCCGCGCCCGGCTGCTCGCGCTGCCCGGGTTCGGCCCCTGGACCACCGAGATCATCGCCATGCGGGCGCTCGGTGACCCCGACGCCTTCCTCCCCGGGGACCTCGGCGTCCGGCGCGCCGCCGAAGGACTCGGACTGCCCGGCACCCCGGCCGCCCTCACCGCCCGCGCGGCGCATTGGCGCCCCTGGCGCGCGTACGCCGTCCAGTACCTCTGGGCGACCGACGACCACCCGATCAACCACCTGCCCAGCGAAGGACACTGA
- a CDS encoding metallophosphoesterase translates to MIVIAHVSDIHVDLEQRSADRTRAVMRYLEDLPYDLAAVLVTGDIADHAAPDEYAVVRELLTSRHPLLVCPGNHDDRAALRKVLLPETPGTRPYAPVNQVLRGEGFVIALCDSSVPGKDEGFLEDETIEWLDGVLAGTPREVPVLVGFHHPPVPLHTPYVDEIRQFGEERLAALADRHPHLTAFLAGHAHTAAATTFAGRPLLVAPGVVSSIRLPWERPVTHPHVHFDQPPALAFHVLGEDGRVTTHYRTVTV, encoded by the coding sequence GTGATCGTCATCGCCCATGTCAGCGACATCCATGTCGACCTGGAGCAGCGCAGCGCCGACCGCACCCGCGCGGTCATGCGCTACCTGGAGGACCTGCCGTACGACCTGGCGGCCGTGCTCGTCACCGGGGACATCGCCGACCACGCGGCCCCGGACGAATACGCCGTCGTGCGGGAGCTGCTGACCTCCCGTCACCCGCTGCTCGTCTGCCCGGGGAACCACGACGACCGCGCCGCCCTCCGGAAGGTCCTCCTCCCCGAGACGCCCGGAACGCGCCCGTACGCCCCCGTCAACCAGGTGCTCCGGGGCGAGGGCTTCGTGATCGCCCTCTGCGACTCCTCCGTCCCCGGCAAGGACGAGGGCTTCCTGGAGGACGAGACGATCGAGTGGCTGGACGGGGTCCTCGCCGGGACCCCGCGCGAGGTGCCCGTCCTCGTCGGCTTCCACCACCCGCCCGTCCCGCTGCACACCCCGTACGTGGACGAGATCCGGCAGTTCGGCGAGGAGCGGCTCGCCGCGCTCGCCGACCGGCATCCCCACCTCACCGCCTTCCTCGCGGGCCACGCCCACACCGCCGCCGCCACGACCTTCGCCGGGCGCCCGCTGCTCGTCGCCCCGGGCGTCGTCTCCTCGATCCGGCTGCCCTGGGAGCGCCCGGTGACCCATCCGCACGTCCACTTCGACCAGCCGCCGGCGCTCGCCTTCCACGTCCTCGGCGAGGACGGCAGGGTCACCACCCACTACCGGACCGTCACGGTCTGA
- a CDS encoding L-threonylcarbamoyladenylate synthase yields the protein MAKYFDVHPDNPQPRTIGTVADSIRNGALVAYPTDSCYALGSRLGSKDGISRIRAIRDLDDRHHFTLMCQNFAQLGQLVHIDNDVFRAVKAATPGAYTFILPATKEVPRAMLHPKKKTVGVRIPDHVVTQALLAELGEPLLSSTLLLPDEAEPLTVGWEIKERLDHLVDAVLDSGDCGTEPTTVVDFSSGEPEVLRRGAGDTARFE from the coding sequence ATGGCGAAGTACTTCGACGTGCACCCCGACAACCCCCAGCCGCGCACCATCGGCACGGTGGCCGACAGCATCCGGAACGGTGCGCTCGTCGCGTACCCGACCGATTCCTGCTACGCGCTGGGCAGCCGACTCGGAAGCAAGGACGGCATCAGCCGCATCCGGGCGATCCGCGACCTCGACGACCGGCATCACTTCACCCTCATGTGCCAGAACTTCGCCCAGCTGGGCCAGCTCGTGCACATCGACAACGACGTCTTCCGCGCGGTCAAGGCCGCCACCCCCGGCGCGTACACCTTCATCCTCCCGGCGACGAAGGAGGTACCGCGCGCGATGCTCCACCCCAAGAAGAAGACGGTCGGCGTCCGCATCCCCGACCACGTCGTCACCCAGGCCCTGCTCGCCGAACTCGGCGAACCGCTGCTCTCCAGCACCCTGCTGCTGCCCGACGAGGCCGAGCCGCTGACCGTGGGCTGGGAGATCAAGGAACGGCTCGACCACCTGGTGGACGCCGTCCTCGACTCCGGCGACTGCGGCACCGAACCCACCACGGTCGTCGACTTCTCCAGCGGCGAGCCCGAGGTCCTGCGCCGCGGGGCGGGGGACACCGCGCGCTTCGAGTAG
- a CDS encoding phytoene desaturase family protein produces MLDAVVVGAGPNGLTAAVELARRGFSVAVFEAKSTVGGGARTQELTLPGFRHDPCSAVHPLGAGSPVFRTMPLKRYGLEWLHPELPMAHPWDDGTAAVLARSVAETAASFGPRDAGAYRRLVAPYIGKWDTLARDFMQLPLTALPRDPVTLARFGLTGLPPSTWLMRRFQDEKARALFAGLVGHVMAPLGGFATGAVGLVFALAAHAGGWPLPRGGSQSISDALTAYLKDLGGAVHTDFEVKRLDDLPPARAYVFDTSPTALARIAGFGGHYDHYRYGASAFKIDYALDGPVPWTAKEARRAGTVQVGPTAREIDTALRQASSGTAPDTPFLITAQPSLVDPSRAPEGKHVFWAYGHVPNGWNGDLTEAIERQIERFAPGFRDRVLARATAGPPELAAHNANYVGGDIACGAARGLQLLLRPTLSLRPYATPHPAVFLCSSATPPGPGVHGMSGHNAAKAVWRRLRATAGEN; encoded by the coding sequence ATGCTCGATGCCGTCGTCGTGGGGGCGGGGCCCAACGGACTGACGGCCGCCGTCGAACTGGCCCGCCGCGGCTTCTCCGTGGCCGTCTTCGAGGCCAAGTCGACCGTCGGCGGCGGGGCCAGGACCCAGGAGCTGACCCTCCCCGGCTTCCGCCACGACCCCTGCTCCGCCGTGCATCCCCTCGGGGCCGGTTCGCCGGTCTTCAGGACGATGCCGCTGAAGCGGTACGGACTGGAGTGGCTCCACCCCGAACTGCCCATGGCCCACCCCTGGGACGACGGCACCGCCGCCGTCCTCGCCCGCTCCGTCGCCGAGACCGCAGCCTCCTTCGGGCCGCGCGACGCGGGCGCGTACCGCAGACTCGTCGCCCCCTACATCGGCAAGTGGGACACCCTCGCCCGGGACTTCATGCAGCTGCCGCTCACCGCGCTGCCCCGCGACCCGGTCACCCTCGCCCGCTTCGGCCTCACCGGACTGCCGCCGTCCACCTGGCTGATGCGCCGCTTCCAGGACGAGAAGGCCCGCGCGCTCTTCGCCGGGCTCGTCGGCCATGTCATGGCCCCGCTCGGCGGCTTCGCCACCGGCGCCGTCGGCCTGGTCTTCGCGCTCGCCGCCCACGCCGGCGGCTGGCCCCTGCCCCGGGGCGGCTCGCAGTCCATCTCCGACGCCCTCACCGCGTACCTCAAGGACCTCGGCGGCGCCGTCCACACCGACTTCGAGGTCAAGCGCCTCGACGACCTGCCGCCGGCCCGCGCCTACGTCTTCGACACCTCACCGACGGCCCTCGCCCGGATCGCCGGCTTCGGCGGCCACTACGACCACTACCGGTACGGCGCGAGCGCCTTCAAGATCGACTACGCCCTGGACGGCCCCGTGCCGTGGACCGCCAAGGAAGCGCGACGCGCCGGAACCGTCCAGGTCGGCCCCACCGCGCGGGAGATCGACACCGCGCTGCGCCAGGCCTCCTCCGGCACCGCCCCCGACACGCCTTTCCTCATCACCGCCCAGCCCAGCCTCGTCGACCCCTCCCGCGCCCCCGAGGGCAAGCACGTCTTCTGGGCGTACGGCCATGTGCCCAACGGCTGGAACGGCGACCTCACCGAGGCGATCGAGCGTCAGATCGAGCGCTTCGCCCCCGGCTTCCGCGACCGCGTCCTGGCCCGCGCCACCGCCGGACCGCCCGAACTCGCCGCCCACAACGCCAACTACGTCGGCGGCGACATCGCCTGCGGCGCGGCCCGCGGCCTCCAGCTGCTGCTGCGCCCCACCCTCTCGCTCCGCCCCTACGCCACACCGCACCCGGCGGTCTTCCTCTGCTCCTCCGCCACCCCTCCCGGCCCCGGCGTACACGGCATGTCCGGCCACAACGCGGCGAAGGCGGTCTGGCGTCGGCTGCGCGCCACCGCCGGCGAAAATTAG